A genomic window from Candidatus Denitrolinea symbiosum includes:
- a CDS encoding zinc metallopeptidase, which produces MFFLDPTYLCFMAPAFLLMALTSWYVKSAYNKWSRVRSQSGLTGAQAAQRLIQNAPYYINEGGEGLRDVRIAGIGGNLTDNYDPRTKTLNLSPGVANTPSVASIAVAAHELGHAMQDSEGYLPMRLRSALVPAVNIGSNFGWILILIGILLYSWTGAGWGISVAWIGVITFSAGAVFALATLPVEFNASARAKRILVQSGIIQGDDEIRGVNNVLNAAALTYVAGLVSALSQLLYYVMLVGGMGGRRRD; this is translated from the coding sequence ATGTTCTTTCTTGATCCCACCTATCTTTGTTTTATGGCTCCCGCCTTCCTGTTGATGGCGTTGACTTCGTGGTACGTGAAGTCGGCCTACAACAAATGGAGCCGGGTGCGCTCTCAAAGCGGGCTGACCGGCGCGCAGGCCGCGCAGCGGCTGATCCAGAACGCGCCCTACTATATCAACGAGGGCGGCGAAGGCCTGCGCGACGTCCGCATCGCGGGCATCGGCGGTAATCTCACCGACAACTACGACCCGCGCACCAAAACGCTCAATCTCTCGCCCGGTGTGGCCAACACCCCCTCGGTGGCCTCCATCGCGGTCGCCGCGCACGAACTGGGTCACGCCATGCAGGACAGCGAAGGCTACCTCCCCATGCGTCTGCGCTCGGCCCTCGTCCCCGCCGTCAACATCGGCTCGAACTTCGGCTGGATTCTCATCCTGATCGGCATCCTCCTCTACTCGTGGACGGGGGCCGGCTGGGGAATCAGCGTGGCGTGGATCGGCGTCATCACCTTCTCGGCGGGCGCGGTCTTCGCCCTCGCCACCCTGCCCGTGGAATTCAACGCGTCCGCGCGCGCGAAACGCATCCTCGTCCAAAGCGGGATCATCCAGGGCGACGACGAGATCCGCGGCGTCAACAACGTGTTGAACGCCGCCGCCCTGACCTACGTCGCGGGGCTGGTCTCGGCCCTCTCGCAACTTCTCTACTACGTCATGCTCGTCGGCGGCATGGGCGGGCGGCGCAGGGACTGA